The following proteins come from a genomic window of Rhodoligotrophos sp. CJ14:
- the crcB gene encoding fluoride efflux transporter CrcB translates to MQSLWPYLVVFIGGGVGSAARHGVNRAALHLIGPGFPAGTMAVNIAGCFIMGLIAGLFAFNTEAPQWLRLCLMTGVLGGFTTFSAFALDASLLYERGDLAIAAVYVLGSVVLSIAALFAGLAIIRAIVQ, encoded by the coding sequence ATGCAATCGCTTTGGCCTTATCTTGTGGTGTTCATCGGCGGTGGCGTAGGCAGTGCCGCGCGTCATGGGGTTAACCGGGCCGCGCTGCATCTGATCGGTCCTGGCTTTCCCGCAGGGACGATGGCCGTCAACATCGCCGGGTGCTTCATCATGGGGCTGATTGCCGGCCTGTTCGCGTTCAACACAGAGGCGCCGCAATGGCTGCGCCTCTGCCTGATGACGGGCGTTCTCGGCGGCTTCACAACCTTCTCTGCCTTCGCGTTGGATGCGTCCCTGCTTTATGAGCGGGGTGATCTGGCGATAGCGGCGGTCTATGTGCTGGGCTCGGTGGTGCTATCGATCGCCGCCCTGTTTGCCGGGCTGGCGATCATACGGGCGATCGTCCAGTAA